In Fusarium verticillioides 7600 chromosome 6, whole genome shotgun sequence, the sequence ATCCATCCTCGGGTCTGACCCCGGCAAGCGGACGCTATCTATCTTGTGGAGGAGCACACCGCGAACCTCACACCCCAGGGCGTACACTACCAAATCTCGAGCTGCTCGTGAAGCTTTTATAAAAGCCATGAATGACCCCGTCAAAAGAAGTGCTTCTCTCTATTCAAATCAATTTCTCAAAGGTCCAAGCACACAGATCAAGGCTTCAGGAACCGGTTTATTCAAGAGTAAGTCTTGACTTTGTCCCTACATTGACAGTTGAGCTGTCTTGTCATGATACCCTCACACGACTACTCCCCTCTGCcactctctcactctctaTGACGGTGCACCGAATAAAACGGCTACCGTTGCACGAGTTtgaaggggaaaaaaaacATTACTGACTTTATCGCAGTGCTTCCCAACAACGTTAACAAGACCTCCCTCCACCCTACCGGTGTTACGTACGTTCCTCATGATACTTGATCAATCACACGGACATTTCACTAACACGGGCTTTACAGTCCTCACCAGGAGCACACCGAGCTAGAACAGGAGCTCCACGACAAGGCTCACATCGATTATGACCGTGTCGCCATTGTAAGAAGCTCTCCAGTCAACAGCGAAATAGATTGTCACTAACATGTGATTTCTCAGATTCCCAACCCTTCAGTCGCTGCCCTCTACGAGGATGCTCTTGTTTACGAGACCGGTACTGCTATCACCTCCAGCGGTGCCCTGACTGCCTACTCTGGCGCCAAGACTGGACGATCTCCCCTCGACAAGCGAATTGTCGAGGAggcttcttccaaggacAACATCTGGTAAGCGATAACCCGGATAGCGGCAACAGAGTTCCGTCTGTTGCGCAAATGAATCGTCATGAGCAGGCAAACTAACAAGAGAACAATAGGTGGGGACCTGTCAACAAGCCCATGACTCCTGAGGTAAGAATTAAACCGGCAATTTCTTGATACGTTCTACACGATCGGATCGTCTGTGACTGCTCGGCTGTGGCGtggcatcaagcttgactcCTGTTTCCTCCCAGCCCTGGGAACACGAGAAAACTTGTCTACATCACGAGCTTTACGCCCATAACCAAGACGAGTGAACCGAAACAAATCGTCGAGACCCGCGCCGGGAGAGCATCTCCATTCCAGCGACTTCAATTGGCTTTCCCCCGAGGATACCCGGAGCATGAGCgtcatggctttgatggcttgtcCACTGGTGCTTATTCTCTTACCCAATTGCCTGGTCGCTGGTTGGTAGATGCTTGGCCGAGGACTTGTCTAGTGGTTCATTGGCCTAGCACTATTGGACCTGGTTCGCTTGTTCCCCTGGTCTTTCCGGGGATGGTCTAGAGAAAATGAGGGAGGGTGTCATGGGATCGGCAATCGCTGAGCCTTGACCCCGCAGAGCCCTCACACGCTCACCTTCCCCTCTGGCAGTTGCTCACGGCTTCAGTCCGAGACACCAAAACCCGTCCCCCCGAAGTCTTCGGCCGTGACAAGcccctcttttctccctGTCCACGATTTTTCCCGACACGGCTGCCCTTTACCAGTTCTGGAAAGGCTGCCGTTTGCCATGTTCTCATGGATGATCTCATTGCACAGCTTCAGCTTTGGAATTGATGACTGACAATATTATCACTGCAGGTCTGGAAGATCAACCGAGAACGTGCTGTCGATTACCTCAACACACGAAGCCGTATCTATGTCATCGATGGTTTCGCCGGCTGGGACGAGAAGTACCGTATCCGAGTTCGAGTTATCTGCGCCCGTGCCTACCATGCTCTCTTCATGCGAAACATGCTTATCCGACCTTCACgagaggagctcaaggactTCCACCCCGACTACACCATCTACAATGCCGGCAAGTTCCCCGCCAACAGATACACCGAGGGTATGACATCTGGTACCTCCGTTGCCATCAACTTTgagcagaaggagatggTCATCCTCGGTACCGAGTACGCTGGTGAGTTTATTTCCTTCCTTCCATGCCTGCGTGAATCAGAGCTATCAGGCTTAGAGACACACCCACATCAACTGACTTGATACTAACCTCTCAAAAGGCGAAATGAAGAAGGGAGTCTTCACTGTCCTCTTCTACGAGATGCCTATCAAGCATAACGTCCTCACCCTCCACTCCTCTGCCAacgagggcaagaagggcgatgTCACACTCTTCTTCGGTCTCTCCGGAACTGGCAAGACCACTCTCTCCGCCGACCCCAACCGAGCTCTTATTGGTGACGACGAGCACTGCTGGTCCGACAACGgtgtcttcaacatcgaGGGAGGTTGCTACGCCAAGACCATTGGCCTGTCCGCCGAGAAGGAGCCAGATATCTTTGGCGCTATCCGATACGGCTCTGTCCTCGAGAACGTCGTCTTCGACCCTCTCACCCGTGAGGTTGACTACGACGATGCCACCCTCACTGAGAACACCCGATGTGCCTACCCCATCGAGTAcatctccaacgccaagattCCTTGCCTGTCTCCTAACTCCCCTTCCAACATTATCCTCCTCACATGCGACGCCCGCGGTGTTCTCCCCCCTATCTCCAAGCTCGACCGCAACCAGACCATGTTCCACTTCATCTCTGGTTACACCTCCAAGATGGCCGGTACTGAGGACGGCGTCACCGAGCCCCAGGCTACCTTCTCCAGCTGCTTCGCCCAGCCCTTCCTTGCTCTGCACCCCATGAAGTACGCCAAGATGCTTGCCGACAAGATTGAGACTCACAAGGCTAACGCCTGGCTCCTCAACACCGGTTGGGTCGGTGCCGGTTTTGCTCAGGGCGGCAAGCGATGCCCCCTCAAGTACACTCGTGCCATTCTCGATGCCATCCACTCTGGCGAACTTGCCAACGTCGAGTATGAGAACTATGAGGTCTTCAACCTCCAGGTTCCCAAGACCTGTCCTAACGTCCCCtcagagcttctcaaccCCTCCAAGGCCTGGACCGCTGGCGAGGATagcttcaagaacgaggTTGTCAAGCTGGGCAAGCTCTTCCGCGAGAACTTCACTAAATACGAGAGCGAGGCCACCGAGGACGTTGTCAAGGCTGGTCCCGTTGTCtaagaagaggaagaatgtgagaaaaaagaagaaaagggaaggCGATTTTTTTCTGCGATTGGTCATGACAAATTCGAGCAACTGTTTATCATCTGGGACCGGCGTCATTACATGGCGGCCATCAACCGGCTGCCCTCATCTTTTTTTGTCCAAGGATTTCTTATATAGCACGAGATTGTGTGTAATGTGAGCATGAACAAGGCTTTACGATTTCTGCAATAGAAAAGCATTTACCATTGATTTCTGACGTCCCTTGCGCGTGTGACTCGGCGACTTCAGAGACGCCGAAGGATTCTTATGTTCCCCACTGCTTAAGGTGAAGCCAAACAAAACGCATTTAACGTACGCAAAGGCATAGATAAAGTAACAAGGTACCACCCAGCGAAATGCTGTGCATCTATCTACCTAGGAGATCTCCTAGAACAATCAGATCCGTCGAAACATCCTTTCAGCAATGCTTCCTTTGGTGCCCCCCCGCAACTGCAAGCTGTGCTCACCCTGTTCCAAAATCGAATATCCGACGAAGTCGATAAAATCTTCCTTAATAGCTTAATCGCTTATCGGCTCAGGAGCTCAAATTTACCAAGCGGCAACGGGAGAAGCAGTGTCAGCGCCCCAAGCAtctccagcaccagccttACCGCCATCGTCCGCACCCCAAGCATCCCCGCCGCCAGTGTTGccgtcatcaccaccacctccccaAGCATCCCCGCCAGGGGCATCCCCAGCATCCTCTCCCCAGGCGCCGCCAGCGCCACCAGCCCCAGCGTAATCGTTGGGGTCGAAGTCAGAATCTGCTTCAAACTTCAGATTGTTGCGAGCTTCGCCCTCGGGAACATACTGCTGGAGGAAGTCAGGGATCTCCTGATTAGTCTCCAGGAGTGTTCGGGTGAGAACACTGGCCATCGGCTCATCACGCTCTGAAAGAAAAGACGTGGCCACACCACGATGGCCGATGCGACCAGTTCGGCCTAGTCATGTTAGTTAGGGAGCTCTAGATAGAAGAGGATCATCTTACCAATCCGATGAGTGTACTCCTCGATGCCGCCGTAGTCGATGGATGGCATGTCGTAGTTGATGACATGCAGGACATTCTGCACGTCAATGCCACGGGCAGTCACTCCAGTAGCAATGAGAATGGGCGCGTTTCCAGAGCGGAAAGCCCGCATCGCGGCCTCTCGCTCCTGCTGGGTCCGATCACTGTGCATCGATGTGACCGGCAAATGCATGTTGAACAAAAAGTCGTCCAGGTTGTCAGCAGCCTGGCGACTGTTCACGAAAATGATGGTACGAACGCCATGCATTTCCTCAAGTAGCTTGACTAGAAGCTCCTTCTTTTGGGGGGCTTCGGCCTGCAGCACAATttgcttgatgttggaagTTGTGCTTCCGGCACGGCCAACACGGAACCGAACATGAGAAGCCGCGAGATAGTTTTTGGCCAGGTCACGAGCGGCCTTGGGGAACGTGGCAGAGAAAAGGCTAAACTTGACGTTGCCCTCATCCTGTTCTGTTGTATGATTAGTTTCTGATCACCTGCGTATGCATATGGTTCTGCTTACCACCACCAGACAAGATTGGATTAAGCTCCTCGGCCCAGTCGTCATTCAGGAGTTCGTCGGCCTCATCAATCACCATGTAACGCAGGCGTCGCAGGGTCAAGACTTTAGGGCGTTGAATAAAGTCCACCAGGCGCCCGGGTGTTCCGACCAGGACATCGCATCCTTTCTGCAGAAGACAGGTCTGCTCCTTTACAGGAACGCCCCCATAAACGACACCGGGACGTAGCATAGTACGGTAACAAAGCTTACGAGCTTCGTTGAAAATTTGGACCGCCAGTTCACGAGTGGGAACCACAATGAGCACAAGCGGCTCAGCAGTGACTTCATCAAGCCCCTCGCGGAAGGTCAAGGGGTTGGGGCGAAACgcagcaagcttcttggccttgcccatgagcttgctgagaatGGGGATAAGGTACGCAGCAGTTTTGCCGGATCCTAAATGCAAATTAGTGATGCCGGTAAGCACCTCAGGGGCCACACATACCTGTTTGCGCGATACCAATGACATCGTGTCCCATCAAGATAGAGGGAATAGTGAACTTTTGGATGGGCGTCGGGTTCTCATAGCCACAAAGCTCAATGTTCTCGAGCATGGCGGGATGGACGCCAGCGTCCCTGAAGGAGCCGACGGGGTCGATTTTGGTCGGACCCTCCTGCTGAACCTCAATGCTTTCAATTCTATGACAAGGTTAGATGGCAGGCAAGCTAGCATCACGTATCAACTTACTGAGAGAAGTCGAGTCCAACTCGGTCGTGGCGAGTAGTGGGATCTCCAAACAATTCGAGCTCGAGCTCGGGATACTTGGGACCGACATCACCGTACTCATCCTGCCAGGCATAGGCACGAGCGTTACAACCCCACTGCTGGTCACCGCCACCGGCAGTCATGGAGGAATAATCAATGGCCTGGGGCTCAGTCCATCTTCCCTGAGACGCATCGTAACCCTGAGTGCCAGGAGTTACGGATTGGTCCTTCTGATCGGCGCTGGGGAGTGCTTCGCTCATGGCAGCGGTACCGAAAGTGTCCGCCATAGTGGCGTTTCTGTGAACGTATAGTTAGAAGGATGTTTCAAAGATAATGGAACCTGCGGAATGGAGAATGAGAAATCGAATGACTAACTTGGGAGTCGGAAAGTCTCGAAACGAGAGAGGCTGATTCAGATAGGCAGGCCGAAACCAAAGATAAACAACGtgcttcaagaaggaaggTCAGCCAAGTTCCAACTCGAGTTGAGGAATTGCGCGCAATGTGAGAAGCAGACAAGAAAAAGGTGAAAGGTAAAATAGgcgtgaggagaagagaagagataGCCCAAAACACGACAGGAGAGGGAGATGGTGAGGTAACAAGAGAAACATACCAGGTAACAACTTCCTGACAAAACAATAGAGACTGCAACCCTTTACAGCTCTCTTGATGTTAtagtcgaagaagaaaaagagagaTATGACTTTTCTCAGGCGAGGGTGAGATGAGCAGCAGACTGAAAGTGAAGTCGAAATGcagatgtgaagaaggaaaagaagagaagagaggttAAGGAGTGGCTATTTGTACTTCTTTCTGCACCGACTGTGCGCGCTGTGAATCACGGGCTCCTCAGAAACCTAAGGCATCAGATGGAAGTGCCTGtagcttctcttcttgtttATCGTTCGAGGCAGGTGCCCGTGTCAGAGGGTAGCAGCTTGCCGGCCGGCTGCCACTGCCATTGCCAACTTACCTTACTTTCTGCAATCTAAGGAACATACCTACTATCTAACAAATGGAAACAGTACCTAATAAGATTGGCTTAGGAGTAGAGATTTTTTCCGGTGAGCGAATACGTAGAAGGGTCATTCTGTGAGTGTTCACTCTTGCTATTTCACGGTCTGGGGTTGGTTCAAATCTATAAAGCTCTGGTGTCAAGTTGTAGATTGACGTTTGACGAATTGAGGAACAATACTGATACCTAAATTGTCACATTCACCTGATATATTGCTAGTGAAATCAATGGCCTTCATTTTGTTTTGGTGATTGTGACCTTACTTCTGCATATCTGCGATGGAATGCTTGTGCCATGAATACGTTGCTTGTCAGATAACACCATCGCGACACAAGGAAGCGCTGGCATGTTGTATGCTTTAGGTTTCTAGAAAGCTGCAGTGATACAGGACCGAACAATAATGATATTATCTCTATAAGATGATCCCGTCTTCAAagttggaggagcttgatgggTTTGTTCTGAACACTCAAACACAAAATATTACCTAGTACGCAATCAGCATACTGTAGCTACTAAGGCACCTCAGGGATGTAAGGTAGTGACCCGTTTcgataggtaccttattcTTTGATTGGCCCAGACGTGTTCAGACAAACAAGAAATCCGGATCTTGGTACTGTCACAAGTTACACAGCTCAATGTAGACAAGCCTTGCTTGGGGTGATCACACAAAGTTATTCCTCACAACAACTCTTAGCTCAGACAGGGTGGGCGACTATTTCCACGTAAGAAAACGGTCAATTTTATTATTAGATCAGCTTGAACCCTTCACCAGAGGCTCAGGAGATCCTGGGTATCCATTGCCGTCGAACTTTCATATTCGCCCattccatcttgaagaactttGTCGAGGCCAGCCGCCGCTCGACCAGTAGCACCACCCTCCTTT encodes:
- a CDS encoding phosphoenolpyruvate carboxykinase [ATP] produces the protein MNDPVKRSASLYSNQFLKGPSTQIKASGTGLFKMLPNNVNKTSLHPTGVTPHQEHTELEQELHDKAHIDYDRVAIIPNPSVAALYEDALVYETGTAITSSGALTAYSGAKTGRSPLDKRIVEEASSKDNIWWGPVNKPMTPEVWKINRERAVDYLNTRSRIYVIDGFAGWDEKYRIRVRVICARAYHALFMRNMLIRPSREELKDFHPDYTIYNAGKFPANRYTEGMTSGTSVAINFEQKEMVILGTEYAGEMKKGVFTVLFYEMPIKHNVLTLHSSANEGKKGDVTLFFGLSGTGKTTLSADPNRALIGDDEHCWSDNGVFNIEGGCYAKTIGLSAEKEPDIFGAIRYGSVLENVVFDPLTREVDYDDATLTENTRCAYPIEYISNAKIPCLSPNSPSNIILLTCDARGVLPPISKLDRNQTMFHFISGYTSKMAGTEDGVTEPQATFSSCFAQPFLALHPMKYAKMLADKIETHKANAWLLNTGWVGAGFAQGGKRCPLKYTRAILDAIHSGELANVEYENYEVFNLQVPKTCPNVPSELLNPSKAWTAGEDSFKNEVVKLGKLFRENFTKYESEATEDVVKAGPVV